The Impatiens glandulifera chromosome 3, dImpGla2.1, whole genome shotgun sequence genome contains a region encoding:
- the LOC124930320 gene encoding uncharacterized protein LOC124930320 — MKRFNELILELILMVIEQAFVTSPSFYTMSLWDFHAMLRREHESARKYKASSSNGPNEAPNNSGLFNFSHLERHVAFSQANHQQSSKDQATTSKSKGKGKLIEDPLVTEQTNVINERSKTTPIANPSETASDKSKVDLKRKSRETDEAEGIGGIRRSRDWMTEKLRVLKELMNSCKVDTTSFDEEAFDEEDFDEEDFNEEDFDEEACEEEAYDEEDFKYLEILKTIRENVYMDQMVLNMDHMHTFSPIRMGYGMGMMNMTPEFHTPYVNGTPLVLPIHFHGPFNQPLMYIPPYAGPSSSGAHFPPYAGPSSSGAHFPPLAGPSSSGAPSTIPNNGSTALSKDTPKKWDQLH; from the exons ATGAAGAG ATTTAATGAGCTGATTCTTGAGTTAATTTTGATGGTCATTGAACAAGCATTTGTTACTTCTCCATCATTCTACACCATGTCTTTGTGGGACTTTCATGCAATGCTTAGAAGAGAGCATGAATCTGCAAGAAAGTATAAAGCTAGTTCATCTAATGG ACCAAATGAGGCTCCTAATAACTCTGGTTTGTTCAACTTCTCTCATCTTGAAAGACATGTTGCATTTTCTCAAGCCAATCACCAACAAAGTTCAAAAGATCAAGCAACTACTTCAAAGTCAAAGGGAAAGGGAAAGTTGATTGAAGATCCTCTTGTTACTGAACAAACCAATGTTATAAACGAACGATCTAAAACTACACCAATTGCAAATCCGTCAGAAACAGCTTCTGACAAGTCTAAGGTCGATTTGAAGAGGAAGTCCCGTGAAACTGATGAAGCTGAGGGCATAGGAGGG ATAAGAAGAAGCAGAGACTGGATGACTGAAAAGTTGCGTGTTTTGAAAGAACTCATGAATAGCTGCAAG gTTGACACGACTTCCTTCGACGAAGAAGCTTTCGACGAAGAAGATTTCGACGAAGAAGATTTCAACGAAGAAGATTTCGACGAAGAAGCATGCGAAGAAGAAGCATATGACGAAGAAGATTTCAAGTATCTTGAG ATTTTGAAAACAATCAGAGAAAACGTATACATGGATCAAATGGTGTTAAACATGGATCATATGCACACTTTCTCTCCGATTAGAATGGGATATGGGATGGGGATGATGAACATGACCCCCGAATTCCATACCCCTTATGTTAATGGGACTCCATTGGTGCTACCTATTCATTTTCATGGCCCGTTCAATCAACCTTTAATGTATATTCCACCATATGCTGGACCAAGTTCATCGGGAGCGCATTTTCCACCATATGCTGGACCAAGTTCATCGGGAGCGCATTTTCCACCATTGGCTGGTCCAAGTTCATCCGGAGCGCCTTCAACAATTCCGAATAATGGCTCAACTGCATTGTCCAAGGATACACCTAAAAAGTG GGATCAGCTTCATTGA